From Heteronotia binoei isolate CCM8104 ecotype False Entrance Well chromosome 3, APGP_CSIRO_Hbin_v1, whole genome shotgun sequence, a single genomic window includes:
- the LOC132568917 gene encoding inosine-uridine preferring nucleoside hydrolase-like, which yields MKKLLLIDVDCGVDDAQAIMMALAAPGVEVLGITCCYGNTLLENTCRNVLRVLQICNRLEIPVYPGASAPILGGPVHGSFFHGKDGLGDVPDPKAPGLELLQKEHAVLTILRTANERPGQVSLVATGPLTNLALAVKMDPALPKKLKSVFIMGGNTESRGNTTVCGEFNFATDPEAAHIVLNEYTCPIYIAAWEFTCSCSLSWEFYHEWVNQNTEKAKFMKKIFAHSLQISKYLEECGGEKEWRSGFISCDSYAMAAAIDENFITEVKEIGVSVELNGTLTRGMMVLDWTDKLKKEKKAYVMKSCDLEKFRALMMSALQ from the exons ATGAAGAAACTTCTTCTAATTGATGTTGATTGTGGTGTTGATGATGCTCAAGCCATAATGATGGCTCTAGCCGCTCCCGGTGTTGAAGTTCTGGGAATCACTTGCTGTTATGGGAACACTCTGTTGGAAAACACATGTCGAAATGTACTCCGGGTGTTACAAATTTGTAACCGGCTTGAG ATTCCAGTTTATCCTGGTGCTTCTGCTCCTATACTTGGCGGCCCAGTGCATGGGTCTTTTTTTCACGGAAAAGATGGTTTGGGTGATGTACCAGATCCTAAAGCTCCAGGACTAGAACTTCTGCAGAAAGAACATGCTGTGCTTACAATATTAAGAACAGCCAATGAGCGACCTGGTCAG GTCTCCCTGGTTGCTACTGGTCCTTTAACAAATTTAGCGCTGGCAGTGAAAATGGATCCAGCACTTCCAAAGAAACTTAAAAGTGTGTTTATCATGGGAGGAAATACTGAAT CCAGAGGAAATACTACAGTCTGTGGGGAATTCAATTTTGCAACTGATCCAGAAGCTGCACACATTGTCTTAAATGAGTACACCTGCCCAATTTATATTGCAGCTTGGGAGTTCACGTGTTCTTGTTCTCTGTCCTGG GAATTCTACCATGAATGGGTTAATCAGAATACCGAGAAAGCCAAGTTCATGAAAAAGATATTTGCCCATTCTTTGCAAATATCAAAGTATCTCGAGGAATGTGGAGGTGAGAAAGAATGGAGATCAGGCTTTATATCTTGTGATTCCTATGCTATGGCTGCTGCAATTGATGAGAACTTTATCACAGAAGTCAAAGAAATTGGTGTAAGTGTTGAACTCAATGGTACGCTGACAAGAGGAATGATGGTATTGGATTGGACTGACAAactgaaaaaggaaaagaaagcctATGTCATGAAAAGCTGTGATTTAGAGAAGTTTCGGGCACTTATGATGTCTGCTTTACAATAG